The Solibacillus sp. FSL W7-1436 genome window below encodes:
- a CDS encoding cold-shock protein, with product MTQGTVKWFNSEKGFGFIEVEGGSDVFAHFSAIQGDGFKTLEEGQKVEFSVEDGQRGPQATNIVKL from the coding sequence ATGACACAAGGTACAGTAAAATGGTTTAACTCTGAAAAAGGTTTCGGTTTCATCGAAGTTGAAGGCGGTTCTGACGTATTCGCTCACTTCTCAGCTATTCAAGGTGACGGTTTCAAAACTCTTGAAGAAGGTCAAAAAGTTGAGTTTTCAGTAGAAGACGGTCAACGTGGACCACAAGCTACAAACATCGTAAAACTTTAA
- a CDS encoding glycerophosphodiester phosphodiesterase gives MKILAHRGYSANYPENTMIAFQEAAKMDIWGVEFDVHLTKDNQLVVIHDESIDRTSTGKGYVKDMTLEELRAFDYGSWFAPEFAGQKIPTLAETLAIFKSTPFHINIEIKSDIFEYPGIEALIANEIHVFNLEDRVIISSFNHESITRFQQIMPNVKTALLFSSLIVNLEEYVKMLGADAIHIPYYYGMRSIVQQAIRNGMTVRTYTVNNTRVARQLESLGIDALFSDVVTL, from the coding sequence ATGAAGATTCTCGCTCACCGTGGATACAGTGCCAACTATCCCGAAAATACGATGATCGCTTTTCAGGAAGCCGCAAAGATGGATATTTGGGGAGTTGAATTTGATGTCCATTTAACAAAGGACAACCAGTTAGTCGTTATTCATGATGAATCAATTGACCGTACATCAACAGGTAAAGGCTATGTGAAGGATATGACACTGGAAGAGCTGCGGGCATTCGATTATGGCTCATGGTTCGCACCGGAGTTTGCAGGTCAGAAAATACCGACATTAGCGGAAACTTTGGCTATTTTTAAATCCACCCCTTTCCACATCAATATCGAGATTAAGTCGGATATTTTTGAGTATCCCGGCATTGAAGCGCTCATTGCCAACGAGATTCATGTCTTTAACTTAGAGGACCGTGTCATTATTTCTTCATTCAATCATGAAAGCATTACGCGTTTCCAGCAGATTATGCCAAATGTGAAAACTGCACTGCTATTCTCATCGCTAATTGTAAACCTGGAGGAATATGTAAAGATGCTTGGTGCTGATGCGATCCATATCCCCTATTACTACGGGATGCGCTCCATTGTTCAGCAAGCGATTAGGAACGGAATGACCGTCAGAACTTATACAGTAAATAATACAAGAGTAGCCCGGCAACTCGAATCGCTTGGTATTGATGCCCTATTTTCCGATGTTGTTACCCTATAA
- a CDS encoding excalibur calcium-binding domain-containing protein: MKKYISGLLMGAVLISGFSFTAIEAEAATKTKAVAYKNCTDLNKVYKGGVAKDAKTTNKGGKTKYKPFVSAELYKLNVKSDRDKDGIACEK; this comes from the coding sequence ATGAAAAAGTATATTTCAGGTTTATTAATGGGAGCTGTTTTAATAAGCGGTTTCTCGTTTACGGCAATAGAAGCAGAGGCGGCTACAAAAACAAAAGCAGTTGCCTATAAAAATTGTACGGATTTAAATAAAGTCTACAAAGGCGGCGTTGCGAAAGACGCGAAAACAACGAACAAAGGCGGCAAAACAAAATATAAACCTTTCGTTTCAGCCGAGCTTTACAAATTAAATGTGAAAAGCGACCGCGATAAAGACGGGATTGCTTGCGAAAAATAG
- a CDS encoding enoyl-ACP reductase FabI: protein MDLLQLKGKNIVVMGVANERSIAWGIAKRLFDVGANVIFTYRKERSKGKIEKLLTNYEEHNATVIECDVNSDESIEKAFNQIGEQFKVIHGIIHSVAFAHAEDLHNRFVETTRDGYAFAQDTSAYSLIAVTKAAKPYMTEGGSIVTMSYLGAQRVLDGYNVMGVAKAALEASMRYLAADVGADNIRVNAISAGAIRTLAAKGVPSFNQILHKIEETSPLKRNTNQEEVADMTIVMLSHLSRGVTGETIYIDSGYNIMG, encoded by the coding sequence ATGGATTTATTGCAATTAAAAGGGAAAAATATTGTCGTTATGGGTGTTGCCAATGAGCGCAGTATTGCTTGGGGCATCGCAAAACGACTATTTGATGTTGGAGCAAATGTAATTTTCACATATCGTAAAGAACGTTCAAAAGGAAAAATCGAAAAGCTTTTAACAAATTACGAAGAGCACAATGCAACGGTTATAGAATGTGATGTTAACAGCGATGAAAGCATCGAAAAAGCATTCAATCAAATCGGTGAGCAATTTAAAGTAATCCATGGCATTATCCACTCGGTTGCCTTCGCACATGCCGAAGACCTGCACAACCGATTCGTCGAAACAACACGCGACGGCTATGCCTTTGCACAAGATACAAGTGCCTATTCGCTGATCGCTGTAACAAAAGCGGCAAAACCTTATATGACAGAAGGCGGTTCTATTGTAACGATGTCTTATTTAGGTGCACAGCGCGTTCTTGACGGCTACAATGTAATGGGCGTTGCGAAAGCAGCACTCGAAGCTTCAATGCGTTATTTGGCAGCCGATGTCGGTGCGGATAATATTCGTGTAAATGCCATTTCTGCCGGTGCCATTCGTACATTGGCAGCAAAAGGTGTACCAAGCTTCAATCAGATTCTGCATAAAATTGAAGAAACATCTCCGTTAAAACGCAACACAAATCAGGAAGAAGTAGCTGACATGACAATTGTGATGTTAAGCCACCTATCCCGCGGTGTGACAGGCGAAACGATTTATATCGACAGCGGTTATAATATTATGGGTTAG
- a CDS encoding ferredoxin: protein MPKYTIVDKDTCIACGACGAAAPDIYDYDDEGIAFVILDDNMGTAEVPEDLLEDMQDAFEGCPTDSIKVADETFDGDSLKFE, encoded by the coding sequence ATGCCAAAATATACTATCGTAGATAAAGATACTTGTATCGCATGTGGCGCTTGTGGCGCTGCTGCACCGGATATTTATGATTATGATGATGAAGGAATCGCTTTCGTTATTTTAGATGATAACATGGGTACTGCTGAAGTTCCAGAAGATCTACTAGAAGATATGCAGGATGCATTTGAAGGCTGTCCAACAGACTCTATTAAAGTTGCAGATGAAACATTTGACGGCGACTCATTAAAATTCGAATAG
- a CDS encoding helix-turn-helix domain-containing protein → MLIRQILLKILHTFQQERTVSAAYHLLKGKRSGQTIHDVGLFNLYSYFGLLPKLTRHKFDEQIDLLFAKNIIIIEENGFYTMTEQGKQLASQPVPLSFDGWHYRGNEHMFFGRLSLIIQSLSHHLHHKKAFIPIEKNEQTQQWVRQFLVRHHYQNGLLQQAIYTEITASLSELSIEENMKDILMYRLTGYNEPGFTWQQLAFGYNMQEMDVQLHYISALHTWLNELYREKLKYPILNEIMQNIRVEVVLTASANATAQLYRAGRTLEEISHIRRLKMSTIEDHIVELAMNEPNFSIDPFVTSEEQRQILDAVVDYDTKRLKTLKELMPQLSYFQLRLTLAKGATPT, encoded by the coding sequence ATGCTAATCCGACAAATTCTTTTAAAAATTTTACATACTTTTCAACAGGAACGCACTGTTTCCGCCGCCTATCATTTATTGAAAGGGAAGCGGTCAGGGCAGACAATACATGATGTGGGTCTCTTTAATTTATATTCCTACTTTGGGCTGCTCCCAAAACTGACTCGTCATAAATTTGATGAGCAAATAGATCTCTTGTTTGCCAAGAATATTATTATAATAGAGGAAAACGGTTTTTATACAATGACCGAACAAGGAAAACAACTTGCCTCACAACCTGTGCCTCTATCTTTTGACGGCTGGCATTACCGTGGCAATGAGCATATGTTTTTCGGCAGGCTTTCACTTATTATTCAAAGTCTGTCACATCACCTCCATCATAAAAAAGCATTTATTCCGATTGAAAAAAACGAACAGACACAGCAATGGGTACGTCAATTTTTAGTGCGTCACCATTATCAGAACGGTTTGCTGCAACAGGCGATTTACACCGAAATCACGGCAAGTTTATCTGAACTTTCAATTGAAGAAAACATGAAAGATATACTTATGTATCGATTAACCGGCTATAATGAACCTGGATTTACGTGGCAGCAGCTGGCATTCGGCTATAATATGCAGGAAATGGATGTTCAACTGCATTACATAAGTGCATTGCATACTTGGCTGAACGAATTGTACCGTGAAAAATTAAAATACCCGATATTAAATGAAATTATGCAGAACATACGTGTGGAAGTAGTGCTGACTGCTTCGGCAAACGCAACCGCACAGTTATACAGGGCAGGAAGAACATTGGAAGAAATCAGTCATATCCGTCGATTAAAAATGAGTACGATTGAAGATCATATTGTCGAACTTGCGATGAATGAACCGAACTTTTCCATCGATCCATTTGTAACAAGTGAAGAACAGCGACAAATTTTGGATGCAGTTGTAGACTATGATACGAAACGATTAAAAACATTGAAGGAGCTAATGCCGCAGCTAAGCTATTTCCAACTTCGGCTAACATTGGCGAAAGGAGCGACACCGACATGA
- a CDS encoding RecQ family ATP-dependent DNA helicase — MNLQSALKQYFGYDAFRPGQEEIINNIMAGKDVVAILPTGMGKSLCYQLPGYLFQKPVLIVSPLLSLMQDQVDQLKQMGEKRVVALNSFLTPDQKRYALHYLEEYRFIFVSPEMLLQPQVKARIQGMELSLIVADEAHCISQWGFDFRPDYLRIGEILSESQRPPILALSATATDTVLADIQSYLKMNSPFCYMHAVNRENIHLVKKLFSERDEKLEWIIEHVKNTEGPGIIYTQSRSKAESISLQLLQQNISAAAYHAGKEAQDRQFIQQQFLAGQLEWIVATNAFGMGVHKENVRQVIHETMPATLSNYMQEIGRAGRDGKKAVAFLLYCDGDEQFAKFISSEDLPKNIHVDRFTEVMAAGAQPQSLLANGEMSEVVFRVLSYWLARESADEVKSRMLNLQIKKFEEVQLVLKLIEGTECMRKQVVQYFGQQLTKQKENCCSNCGIKLTELIEERDTSKTMIKMTNWQHRLKKILLINS, encoded by the coding sequence ATGAATCTACAAAGTGCCTTAAAGCAATATTTCGGCTATGATGCATTCCGGCCGGGACAAGAAGAAATCATTAATAATATTATGGCCGGCAAAGATGTTGTGGCCATTTTACCGACCGGCATGGGGAAATCCCTTTGTTACCAGCTGCCGGGCTATTTATTTCAAAAACCGGTTCTTATTGTGTCGCCGCTTCTATCGCTCATGCAAGACCAGGTCGATCAGTTAAAGCAAATGGGGGAAAAACGGGTTGTGGCATTGAATTCCTTTTTAACCCCAGATCAGAAAAGATATGCCCTTCACTATTTGGAAGAGTACCGGTTTATTTTCGTATCACCGGAAATGCTGTTGCAGCCGCAAGTAAAGGCGAGAATTCAGGGGATGGAACTTTCCTTAATTGTTGCGGATGAAGCACATTGTATTTCACAGTGGGGATTCGATTTTCGTCCGGACTATTTACGGATCGGCGAAATATTATCGGAATCGCAGCGTCCGCCTATCCTTGCGTTATCAGCGACAGCAACAGATACGGTTTTGGCGGATATTCAATCCTATTTAAAAATGAATTCACCTTTTTGCTATATGCACGCTGTAAACAGGGAAAATATTCATTTAGTGAAAAAACTGTTCTCAGAACGTGATGAAAAGCTTGAATGGATAATTGAACATGTTAAAAATACAGAAGGCCCGGGCATCATTTATACACAATCGCGCTCAAAAGCAGAGTCAATCAGTTTGCAGCTTCTACAGCAAAATATTTCGGCGGCCGCTTATCATGCCGGGAAGGAAGCACAGGACCGCCAATTTATACAGCAGCAATTTTTGGCAGGTCAGCTTGAATGGATTGTTGCGACAAATGCATTTGGTATGGGTGTCCATAAAGAGAACGTCCGACAAGTCATTCATGAAACAATGCCTGCAACGTTGTCGAATTATATGCAGGAAATTGGACGGGCAGGTCGCGATGGCAAAAAAGCAGTTGCCTTTTTACTATATTGTGATGGTGATGAGCAATTTGCAAAATTTATCTCGTCAGAAGATTTGCCGAAAAACATACATGTGGACCGCTTCACGGAAGTGATGGCTGCCGGGGCACAGCCACAGTCATTACTTGCAAACGGAGAAATGTCGGAGGTGGTTTTCCGGGTGTTAAGTTATTGGCTGGCACGCGAATCGGCCGATGAAGTAAAGAGCCGGATGCTGAATTTACAGATTAAGAAATTTGAAGAAGTGCAGCTTGTTTTAAAGCTTATAGAAGGTACAGAATGTATGAGGAAGCAAGTCGTTCAGTACTTTGGTCAGCAGTTAACGAAGCAGAAGGAGAATTGCTGTTCCAATTGTGGAATCAAACTGACTGAACTAATAGAAGAGAGAGATACTTCAAAAACTATGATTAAAATGACAAATTGGCAACATCGCCTCAAGAAAATATTGTTAATAAACTCTTAA
- a CDS encoding LysM peptidoglycan-binding domain-containing protein translates to MTKEDYREKVEEHRQEIDLHNESGTKMSRVSRHRKKNGKKQTNPIMTVLTVVLIFIPLVILAYVWLIYEPNTSASENVNVDKKDDLVVEIQKQDPKTQPAATDEDEEKEETNADNTAEVDEAKAKAEKEKLAAEEAKKAEARIAKEKAEKEAAEIKKAEEAQKIAAAKAKEQEAKKKAAQEAAKAQQKTHTVQSTDNLYRIALKYYGNGGPEYVNKIKAANNLSSDSIATGQVLVIVP, encoded by the coding sequence ATGACAAAAGAAGATTACCGGGAAAAGGTAGAGGAGCATCGTCAAGAGATTGACCTACATAACGAGTCAGGTACAAAAATGTCACGTGTTAGCCGACATCGAAAGAAAAACGGAAAAAAACAAACAAATCCAATTATGACGGTGTTAACAGTTGTCTTAATTTTTATTCCATTAGTTATTCTAGCTTATGTATGGTTAATCTATGAGCCGAACACATCTGCCAGTGAAAACGTAAATGTGGATAAGAAGGATGACTTAGTAGTGGAGATTCAAAAACAGGATCCGAAAACACAACCAGCTGCTACTGACGAAGACGAAGAAAAAGAAGAAACAAATGCTGACAATACGGCCGAAGTGGATGAGGCTAAAGCTAAAGCAGAAAAAGAAAAATTAGCGGCTGAAGAAGCGAAAAAAGCGGAAGCGCGAATCGCCAAAGAAAAAGCGGAAAAAGAAGCTGCGGAAATAAAAAAGGCGGAAGAAGCCCAGAAGATAGCAGCGGCTAAAGCGAAAGAGCAGGAAGCGAAGAAAAAAGCTGCTCAGGAAGCGGCTAAAGCACAGCAAAAAACACATACTGTACAATCGACTGACAATTTATACCGCATTGCATTAAAGTACTACGGTAATGGTGGTCCTGAATATGTTAATAAAATAAAAGCTGCCAATAATTTATCATCCGACAGTATTGCAACAGGGCAAGTATTGGTAATTGTTCCATAA
- a CDS encoding metallophosphoesterase — MVIISIIGIACISVLLYMYKEAHENNIRSHEVKANGENETIRLYFISDTHARKINESMIDSIDQNIEAVLIGGDFVDRRTSEETVLHNIRMLKKLGPTYFIWGNNDIEFGDQKLRNLLEEHQIHIIENRSIRLKSKNNLSVSAVSYRPGEQNIQRALGQCEEKNTIFIAHNPELFGKVHRQFQPLLSIGAHLHGGQIRLGKFGLQPHGYFKKIKNRYELVSNGYGTTLVPLRLCAKPESHLITIKFEQGELN; from the coding sequence ATGGTCATAATAAGTATTATCGGAATCGCCTGTATTTCAGTGCTTCTCTATATGTACAAAGAAGCACATGAAAATAATATCCGGTCACATGAAGTGAAAGCGAATGGCGAGAATGAAACAATCCGTCTGTATTTTATATCGGATACACATGCGCGGAAAATTAATGAGTCGATGATTGATTCGATTGATCAGAATATAGAGGCTGTTCTCATAGGGGGAGATTTTGTTGATCGTCGGACTTCCGAAGAAACAGTTCTGCATAATATACGCATGCTCAAAAAACTGGGCCCTACCTATTTTATATGGGGGAACAATGATATCGAATTTGGGGATCAAAAACTGCGGAATCTGCTGGAAGAACATCAAATTCATATTATAGAGAATAGGTCGATCAGGCTCAAAAGCAAAAATAATTTGTCTGTGAGCGCGGTTTCATATCGTCCGGGAGAACAGAATATCCAGCGTGCACTCGGGCAATGTGAAGAAAAGAATACAATTTTCATTGCGCATAATCCGGAGTTATTCGGCAAAGTACATAGGCAGTTTCAGCCGCTGCTCAGTATTGGGGCACATCTACATGGCGGGCAAATCCGCCTCGGGAAATTTGGATTACAGCCACACGGATATTTTAAAAAAATCAAAAACCGCTATGAACTTGTCAGTAACGGATATGGTACGACACTTGTCCCGTTGCGACTCTGCGCCAAGCCGGAAAGTCATCTTATTACAATTAAATTTGAACAAGGTGAATTGAATTGA
- a CDS encoding YpdA family putative bacillithiol disulfide reductase — MQKVEAIIVGGGPCGLAAAIELQNIGLSPVIIEKGNIVNAIYNYPTHQTFFSTSEKLAIGDVPFIIEQRKPKRNQALVYYREVVKAKNLQVNRFETVKSVKKTDGLFHVQTDKDSYETPYVVIATGYYDHPNYLNIPGESLPKVHHYFKEGHPFFDLKVLVIGGKNSAIDAALELNKAGAHVTVIYRGNDYSPSIKPWVLPEFLGLVREGEITMHFNTEIKEIKESEVIVEIEGQQKTIANDVVFAMTGYHPDHRFIREMGVEIDEQTGRPTFDPDTMETNVENLFIAGVIAAGNNANEIFIENGRFHGNMIAQKIARQTT; from the coding sequence ATGCAAAAGGTAGAAGCGATCATTGTTGGTGGAGGTCCTTGTGGATTAGCTGCAGCGATTGAACTACAAAATATCGGATTGTCGCCGGTCATTATCGAAAAAGGTAATATTGTCAATGCGATTTACAATTATCCGACACATCAGACTTTTTTTAGTACGAGTGAAAAGCTGGCAATCGGTGATGTGCCATTCATTATTGAACAACGAAAACCGAAACGCAATCAGGCGCTTGTCTATTATCGCGAAGTAGTGAAGGCAAAAAACCTTCAAGTCAATCGTTTTGAAACAGTGAAAAGTGTTAAAAAAACGGATGGTTTGTTTCATGTGCAAACTGATAAAGACAGCTATGAAACACCATATGTAGTCATTGCAACAGGCTATTACGATCATCCGAACTATTTGAATATACCAGGGGAAAGTCTGCCGAAAGTGCATCATTATTTTAAAGAGGGACACCCGTTCTTCGATTTGAAAGTGCTTGTAATCGGCGGTAAAAACTCTGCAATCGATGCAGCATTGGAGCTTAATAAAGCAGGTGCCCATGTGACGGTCATCTATCGGGGCAATGATTATTCTCCGAGCATCAAGCCGTGGGTATTGCCGGAATTTTTAGGTCTTGTCAGAGAAGGCGAAATTACAATGCATTTCAATACAGAAATAAAAGAAATCAAAGAAAGCGAAGTTATTGTCGAAATCGAAGGTCAACAAAAAACAATCGCCAATGATGTCGTATTTGCAATGACCGGTTATCACCCTGATCATCGCTTCATCCGTGAAATGGGTGTTGAGATTGATGAACAAACAGGAAGACCGACATTCGATCCCGATACAATGGAAACAAATGTAGAAAACTTATTTATTGCCGGTGTCATTGCGGCAGGAAATAATGCAAATGAAATCTTTATAGAAAACGGCCGCTTTCATGGGAATATGATCGCTCAAAAAATTGCTCGTCAAACTACATAA
- a CDS encoding asparaginase, translating to MKKKVVLITTGGTIASTRNKKNKLESGKLDGQAILSMCQLENEMDIELIDLYQIPSMHMTFENLNLLNQTVKNVFEDPTVSGIVITHGTDSLEETAYFLELTIHDERPVIVTGSQKSPGDIGTDVYSNLRNSLLVASDEEAKNIGVCVVFNEKIIHSKYVKKMHSSSINGFGSIGYGMLGFIDNDEVIIYQKPTHREVYEIKESYPAVEIVFAYLGASSVILDALYEANVEGVVLVGAGRGQVAPKMMGAIEKLCQKGTKVVLTTSTEEGRVFPTYDYYSSANYLKDTGVIMGGDFDPKKARLKLLLMIANGNTDFETFMH from the coding sequence GTGAAGAAAAAAGTAGTGCTGATTACAACGGGTGGAACGATTGCAAGTACACGAAATAAGAAAAACAAATTGGAGTCCGGCAAGCTGGATGGACAGGCCATTTTGTCGATGTGCCAGCTTGAAAATGAGATGGATATCGAACTGATTGATCTCTATCAGATTCCTTCAATGCATATGACATTTGAAAATTTAAATTTATTGAATCAAACGGTCAAAAATGTCTTTGAAGATCCGACGGTGAGCGGGATTGTCATTACACATGGTACAGACAGTTTGGAGGAGACGGCCTACTTTTTGGAACTGACAATACATGACGAACGTCCGGTTATTGTAACCGGTTCGCAAAAATCACCTGGTGATATTGGGACGGATGTATATTCCAATCTGCGTAACTCCTTGTTGGTCGCTTCCGATGAAGAGGCAAAAAATATCGGGGTGTGCGTTGTCTTTAATGAAAAAATCATCCATTCCAAATACGTGAAAAAAATGCACTCTTCAAGCATTAACGGTTTTGGTTCAATTGGTTACGGAATGCTTGGCTTCATCGATAATGATGAGGTCATCATTTACCAGAAGCCGACACATAGAGAAGTATATGAAATAAAAGAAAGCTATCCTGCAGTTGAAATTGTGTTTGCCTATTTAGGAGCAAGTTCCGTTATTCTGGATGCTCTCTACGAAGCAAATGTTGAAGGTGTGGTGCTGGTCGGTGCAGGCCGAGGTCAGGTTGCCCCGAAAATGATGGGCGCGATTGAAAAGCTTTGTCAAAAAGGAACGAAAGTCGTATTAACGACATCGACCGAAGAAGGACGAGTTTTCCCGACATACGATTATTACAGCAGCGCGAATTACTTGAAAGATACCGGTGTCATTATGGGCGGGGACTTTGATCCGAAGAAAGCACGCCTGAAGCTCCTGTTGATGATAGCGAACGGCAATACGGATTTTGAAACATTTATGCATTAA
- the prsW gene encoding glutamic-type intramembrane protease PrsW, whose translation MFILLSAAIAPGLALLSYFYLRNEMDTEPRRTLMHSFIYGGVITFPVLFIQFVIKEEQTFSNPFFINAVFTSSLEEFVKWLIILAVILRHIEFDDPYDGILYGAAVSLGFATVENVLYLLSFGIDHAFMRALLPVSSHALFGVVMGYYYGKGKFSSDEIQKKYIALALFAPVGLHIMYNSIIMLEEYFLYVMLPFMLFLWTFALRKVKQAHEHLIEHLSRSNHL comes from the coding sequence ATGTTTATACTTTTATCAGCAGCGATTGCGCCGGGTTTAGCCCTTTTAAGCTACTTTTATTTACGCAATGAGATGGATACCGAACCACGGCGTACACTAATGCATTCTTTCATATATGGTGGGGTTATAACATTCCCCGTTTTATTTATACAATTTGTCATCAAAGAAGAACAGACATTTTCGAATCCTTTCTTTATCAATGCAGTATTTACCAGTTCATTAGAAGAATTCGTAAAATGGCTCATTATTTTGGCCGTAATTTTACGTCATATCGAGTTTGACGATCCTTATGACGGTATTTTGTATGGTGCAGCTGTTTCTTTAGGATTTGCAACGGTGGAAAACGTCCTCTATTTATTATCTTTCGGAATTGATCACGCGTTCATGCGTGCGTTATTACCGGTATCGAGTCATGCGCTGTTCGGTGTAGTAATGGGTTACTATTACGGAAAAGGGAAGTTTTCAAGTGATGAAATACAGAAGAAATACATTGCGCTTGCCCTCTTTGCCCCTGTAGGTCTTCATATTATGTATAATTCAATTATAATGCTAGAAGAATACTTTTTGTATGTGATGCTTCCGTTTATGCTGTTTTTATGGACGTTTGCATTACGCAAAGTCAAACAGGCACACGAACACCTGATAGAACATCTATCCCGCAGTAATCATTTATAA
- the sleB gene encoding spore cortex-lytic enzyme produces the protein MSVKKIVLFVIIISSSFVSHTFAFSGQDVQRGAFGDDVIELQARLQYLSFYNGEIDGKFGYGTYWALRNFQEQYGLPVDGIAGRATKEKLVNNTDFDKAWVHKQINEGNSFTYYGGVALEKQVKKGGNGGKSANTTTSMQLPPGYTEQDLQILANAVYGEARGEPYEGQVAVAAVILNRLESPEFPDTISEIIFQPLAFTAVADGQIWLTPNERAKQAVLDAINGWDPSENALYYFNPVTATSKWIWSRPQIKQIGEHIFCL, from the coding sequence ATGTCAGTGAAAAAAATCGTCTTGTTCGTAATCATTATATCAAGTAGTTTTGTGAGTCATACATTTGCATTTTCAGGTCAGGATGTGCAACGAGGTGCATTTGGTGACGATGTAATTGAGTTACAGGCACGACTACAATATTTAAGCTTCTATAATGGAGAAATTGACGGGAAATTTGGTTACGGAACGTATTGGGCGCTTCGTAATTTCCAGGAGCAGTACGGGCTTCCTGTAGACGGGATTGCCGGAAGAGCGACGAAGGAAAAGCTCGTGAATAATACGGATTTCGATAAAGCATGGGTTCATAAACAGATCAATGAAGGCAACAGCTTCACGTATTATGGCGGAGTCGCATTGGAAAAACAGGTGAAAAAAGGCGGGAATGGCGGTAAAAGCGCAAATACTACAACCTCCATGCAGCTTCCGCCAGGCTACACAGAGCAGGACTTGCAAATTTTAGCGAATGCCGTATACGGGGAAGCACGAGGAGAACCGTATGAAGGACAGGTTGCTGTTGCTGCCGTAATTTTGAACCGTCTGGAGTCCCCGGAATTTCCGGATACGATTTCGGAAATTATTTTCCAACCGTTAGCTTTCACAGCTGTCGCGGACGGCCAGATTTGGCTTACTCCAAATGAACGTGCCAAACAGGCTGTGCTGGATGCGATAAACGGCTGGGACCCATCCGAGAATGCTTTGTATTACTTTAATCCTGTTACAGCGACAAGTAAATGGATTTGGTCTAGACCTCAAATCAAACAAATTGGTGAGCATATTTTCTGCTTATAA